The stretch of DNA TGATCATCGCCGTGATGTTATGGTTGATGCGGGTCATGCGTCCCTCCTTGGTCGGTCGGATGGGCCCAATTCCCTGGCCCCATCGCTGCAAAGAGGACAAAGCAAAGACAAAGCCAAATTTCTAATCACGCTAGGATGACCCTGGTCGCTTTGAATCGACCGGCGTTCCCCGGCGCGGCCAGGGGCCGAAAGGGCATTTTCTGCCGGGCCAGGCATGCCCGCTCTCCCTGGGGCTTCCGACCCTACGCAGGCGCAGATGCTGGCGGCACTGCGTGGGGAAAAACGCATAACCTTACGCTTGACGGAAAGCCGAGGCGGGGACGAGGGCGGAAAAGCCGGCCGCGCGGGAATTTTTTCGGAGATAAATTGGGGCATCGGCGCATATCGGCCGGTCCGGAGCGGGGGACGATCCGCTATCGTAAGCATCGATCGGAAGGGCAGGGCATGGAAATCAGGAAGGCTTTCGGCGTGATCATCGGGGTGGCTTTGGCGGCGCTTTCGCGGGGCGTCTGCGGGCCGAACGACACCGATTGGGTCCAGATGTTCAACCGGGTGGACTTGAAGGATTGGGACATCAAGTTCACCGGGCATCAGCTGAACGACAATTACAAGAACACCTTCTACGTGAAGGACAGCCTGCTGATGGTGGACTATAGCGGCTATACCGGCTTCAACAACGAGTGGGGGCATGCCATCAACAAGACGAAGGCGTATTCCTATTACCTGCTGCGGGCGGAATACTCGCCGGGCGCCAACCAGGTTTCCGGGGGCCCGAGCTGGGCGGTCCAGAACAACGGTCTGATGTTGCATTCCCAATCCATGGCCACCATGACCCTGAACCAGGACTATCCCATCAGCCTGGAGTGCCAGCTCAAGGGATCCAAGAACGGAGCGACCTTGAACCTCTGTACGCCGGGCACTGCCTATTACGCCACGGCTACCGGGGGTTCCGTAAACACCACCCACTGCACGGACATTTCGGCAAGCAGTAGCCCTTCACCGGCTGCCGATACTTGGGCTTGGGCATCGGCTTTGGTGATGAGCGATTCCATCATACGCCATTATAACGGAAAAGGCGCCGGGGGTACCCCCGTTCTCACCTATTACCGTCCCGTGTACTATACCGGGAACGTGAACAATCCACCCGCCAACACCCCTGCCAACGGGACAGCGCTCAAGAGCGGGTACATCGCCATCCAGGCGGAAACCGCGCCCTACCGCTTCCGCAGGATCGAGATCGTGAACCTGGAAGGCTGCATGACCGCGGGGAATCCCAACTACAAGAGCTATTTCGTTCACAACGATCCGGCGGCCTGCAACACCGTTAACGTCGGGCAGCCAGCGGGAGAAGACGCGCGTTTCGCGATCAGCCCGGCCTTCGCCACCTTCGCCCCCGCCCGCGAATCGCGCCGGATGGAAATCTTCGGAGGCGATGGCCGCAGGGTTTCCTCGCGGGAGGTCCCCTCGGGAGCGCGGGAAGCCGCCATGCCGGGACTGCCCGGAGGCGTCTATTACGTCAAGCTTTCGGCGGCGAATGGGTCCCTGACCCGGCGTTTGGCCGTCCCATGAAGCGCGTCCCAGGGTAACGTGGGGCCACGGTTCACAAGCCCAATAGCAGCACGTTTCCCTTACGGTTTACCAGCATCAGGATCTTGTTCCCCTTCTTCGCCTGGGCCATCGCCACGGCGAAGGCCTCGGCATCGTCCACGGCCACGCGGTTCACCTCCAGGACCACGTCCCCTTCATGCACGCCCGCCGTAGCCGCCCGGCTACCCGCCTCCACGGCGGTCACGACCACGCCTCGCCCCAGGGCCTTATCCAGGCCGAACCTTTGCTTTACTTCCCGCGACAGGCGGGCGACCGAGAGGCCGGCCGGATGCCGGGCATCCTCATCGGATTCGACGTGGGCGCCGGCTACGCGCTTCTCGTCACGCTTGGCGATACGCGTTTTGAAGTCCAGGGTAATGCCCTCCCGCAGTACCCGTACGTCCACGAATTGGTTGGGGATCAGCAGGGCGATACGGTTCAGCAGATCGCTGGCATCCTGGATCTCCGCATCGCCGACCTTCACGATCACGTCGCCGCGCTTGAGCCCCGCCAACTCCGCCGGGCTGCCCGGCACGACCCCGCCCACCAGCGCCCCACGCGGGGCTTGGCCGTCGTCGCGGGCCTTGAGCTTGAGGGACTGCGCGGCATCGGGATCGAGGGGCTGGATGGATACGCCCAGCCAGCCGCGCGTCACCTCGCCGTCGCGGATCAAATCGCGGGTGATTTTCTTGGCCATGTTGATGGGGATGGCGAAGCCGATGCCCTGGTAGCCTCCGCTGCGGGAAAAGATGGCGGTGTTGATGCCGATCAATTCGCCGGACAGGTTCATGAGGGCGCCGCCGGAGTTGCCGGGATTGATGGCGGCGTCGGTCTGGAGGAAGTTCTCGTAATTGTTGATGCCGGTATTCTTGCGGCCCTTGGCCGATATGATCCCGGTGGTGACCGTATGCGAGAGTCCGTACGGATTGCCCACCGCCAGCACCCATTCGCCGATGCGTAGCTTGTCCGAATCGCCCAGCGGCAGGGTCGGCAGCTTGCCCAGCTTGGCCTTGATCTTCACCACCGCCAAATCGCTGGGCTTGTCCGCGCCCACCACCGAGGCGATGTACTCGGTCTCGTCCGAGAGGCGCACCTTGACCCGGTCCGCCCCTTCGATGACATGGTTATTGGTCAGGATGTATCCGCCGGAACTGATGATCACTCCCGACCCGAGGCCGGTCTCCTTGCGGGACCGCAGGCCCGACCCCCCCTCCCTGGACGGGTCCCCGTCTTTCGATGCGCCGCCATCTCTCGAGGGGCCGCCGCCCCTGGACCCATCGGGGCTCCCGAAGAAATAATGGAAAGGCCCGTTCTCCAGATAATCGTCGTACCGGCCCGGTTCCGAGGCCGGAACGTCATGCTCGCTGGTGATGCTGACCACCGCCGGGATGGCCTTCTCGGCGGCGTCGGCGAAGATTTGCTGGAAGTCGTGCAGGCCCGGGGGCAAGCGCGGCTTGGCGGAGGCGGGCAAGGAATCGAATACGATGTCTTCACCCGTCGACGCATCTTCGCGTCCCGCGTCTTCAGGCCCGGGAGCGCTGGCGCCGGGTCGATCGGGACCCGGATCGGGATGTTCACCGCGGGCCGGCAGGATCTTGTCGGGACGGCAGGCGGACAAGCACAGGGCGCCTATGAAGAGGGCCGCGAAACGCGGGGCCGTGAGACAGGTGGTCGCGAGACGCGGGGCGGCGAAACGGGAAGGCATAACCCCAGTATACGACTAAGCCGGGCCGCGGGCCGCACCGCCCGAGACGATGAAGGCCAAGAGCTTGGCGCTTTCCGCCGAAGCCAGGGGCGTGATGCGGTCGCGGGGCACCAGCATCAGGTATCCGCCCATGTTGTACGACTGCGGCATATACACAGCCACGCGATCGGCGGCTTCGGGGATCATCTCCAAGGTATCGGCGGTGACGAAGCCCAGCAGCTTGATATCGCTTCCCGGCGGCGCGGGCGCCGTCTCGGTGCCTATGGGCAAATGCCCCAGGGCCACCATCACCGGGCGGTTGAACATCTTCTTTTCGCCCACGAAGGAATTGATCAAATCCTTGATGGAGAAATACATCAGCTTCACCACCGGCAGGCGCGACATGATGCGCTCGAACCAGGTGAACAGTTTGGAGAAGAAAATGTTGGAGGCCAGCGCGCCCACCAGCACGATGAAGAGGATGGTAATGACGAACCCCAAGCCAGGGATGGGAAGATGCAGCCATCCGTCGATCTTGGCGAAGACGGTGAAGATGACCCAAGCCGTGACGATGAGGGGCGCCAGGGTGAGGACGCCTTTGAGGAAGTTGCCGACAAGGCCCTTCATGAACCCGCGGGCCATCAGGTAATCTCGCGGACGCCGGAAGGCGACCCGACCAGCACGGTGGATTTGGCGGCATAACGGAGGAAGAGGCCGTGCCCGACCACGCCCGGCAAGGCGTTGAGGCCGGCGTCCAAGGCCTTCCAATCCGGCCCGGCGCCTGCGGCGCCTGAAAAAGTCACGTCCAGGATGAGGTTGCCGTTATCGGAGACCACGGGCCCATCCTTCCCGCCGGTCGCCATCCGCAGCACGGTTTGGCCGCCCAGGGCCCGGATCCCTTTCTGGACCAGGCGCGCGGCGGCGGGCATCACTTCCACGGGTACCGGGAACTTGGCGCCTAAGTGGGTCACGAGTTTTCCCTCATCCACGATGACGAGGAAGCGGTCGCAAGCCTCGGCCAGGAGCTTTTCCCCCACCATCGCCGCGCCCCGTCCTTTGATCAGCCCTTTCTCGGGGGAAACCTCGTCCGCGCCGTCGACATAGAGATCGATTCGATCGGCTTGATCCGGCGGCAACAAGGGAATACCCTCGGCTTTGGCGAGTAAGGAACAGGCGAAAGAACTGGAAACTCCGTATATGGAGAGCTTTTCATCACGGATCCGTCGGCCCAATTCCCGGATGAACCAGGTAGCGGTGGACCCTGTCCCCAGTCCCACTACCATGCCGTCCCGGGCTTCCGCCGCGGCCTTGAGGCCTACCATTTGCTTGGGGTCCAAGCCATCTCCTTGGATAAGGCTGAAGCGAAAATTTAGACTAATGCGCCTGGGCTCAAACGGGGGTTCCGGAAAATCGGGTTAAAAGGGCGGCAAATAAAACCACGTGCCCGGGAAGTCGCTTGCAATCGGAACCCAAAATCTTATCTTATGAGTCCCTCGAGTGGTGTCCGTTGCGCGGGTAATAACGGCCCATTCAATCAGGCCAGGGAGGCGGAGCTGAATCCGCCTCCCTGGCTCCTCGAATCGCACCTCAAAGCAAATAACCAGTCTGTCCGGGAAAATTGATAGCCATTAGTATGAATTCGTTGCTTGAAATCGTTGGCAGGAAATCGTTTCGAGTATCGATCGCGACGGCTTGTCTCGCTGCCGCCCTTCCCGCCTGGCCCTGGGGCGAGTTCGGCCATCAAGTGGTCGGCGCCTTGGCCGAAGACATGCTGACGCCCAAGGCCGAAGCGCAAGTGAAAGTATTACTGGGGCCAGAAGGCGGTGGTCCTACATCCCTGGCCGCCGCCTCCACTTGGGCCGATGAAATCCGCACCTTGCGGCCGGCGACCCGGCCCTGGCATTACATCACCTTCCAGATCGACGATGCCCATCCCGACGTCGCGCGCGCCGATACCCCGAATGCGGTCACCGCTTTGGATAAGGAAATGGCGGTGCTGGCGGATCCCGGCGCCGATCGCTACGCCCGCGAGGAGGCGCTGAAATGGGTAGTGCATCTGGTCGGCGATCTCCACCAACCGTTACACGCGGGCGAGGACCACGATAAAGGCGGCAACCTCGCGCAGGTGAAGGTGAATCGCCGCACCTATGCCTTGCACGCTGTCTGGGACTACGTGCTATTGGAACGCTTGCGGTTGCCCGTCGACAGCGTGAAGGCGATGCTGGAGCGCGAGATCGCCGCCGATCCCGCCTGGCTGTCCCGTAACGCGCAAGGTACCCCCTCGCGCTGGGCGATGGAGACCCACGCTTTGTCGCCCGCTTGCTATCTCCTGCACGGGAAGCGCATCCCCAAGGGGAAGAAAGTGCAATTGGATCGCGACTATGTGCGCGCCGCGACCCTGACCAGCCTGGCCCAGCTCAAGCGTGCGGGAGCGCGCCTGGCCTTCGTCCTCAATCGAGCCCTGGATCCCGGATCGGGACAACCCGCCGCGCGGGCCCCGCCCGGCGGGGCTCCCGGGGCCGCGGCCTATTTCACCCATGCGGACAGCCTGCGCGAAGGAGGGGACGATGACGAAACGGCTTCGACCCCCGCCGTACCGAAGGCAGGGCATGCGGCCAAGGCCAAGCGCGGGAATACCGAACTTGCGCGCTACGCCTGGAGCGCCAACTCCAAGGTGTACCATTACTCCGGGTGCGCGGACGTGAAGCGGATCCGCAAGAAGAACCTGGTTACCTCCGACATCCCTCCGCCGGATAAAACGCTCCATCAAGGTTGCCCCCGGCCTTGACGATTCGCTGACCTTTCCCTGATCATTAGCAGACCCCCGCGCCCCGTCCTTACGGGCCGCGCAGGCGGCTCTTGGTATCTTGCGAATCGGAAACGGCCCCAAGTGCCTCCATCTTAGGCCTTTTCCCGGTTTGGCTTTTTTGCGTCCGTAACCGCTTTCGCGCGCGTGCCGGCGCGAGGTGGTAATAAACGGATGTTTGCCGATATAATCAAGGTAGTGCGCCTTTTCTACCCTGGATCGATTTCCTTCCGCCCCGCGGCCGCCTGGCTGCCCGCGGCCGCCCTATTGGCCGGCTGCTTGGGCCATGCGCCCGGTGATCGCGCGCCGGCGGGGGCCAAGGAGACGGCGATGGAAAAGAACGTCGATCCCGCCGCGGATCCGGACCCGGACGGGAACCCTTTGGCGGGCAACGCCAAGGCCTTCGGGATCTATCAGTGGAACAAGGACTCCACCTACCAGGCCGGTTTGCAGGGGGAAATCGACGCCTTGGGCATCAGCCCCACCTACGCCATGTACTTCGTGGATCGGGACATGGGTTTCCCGAAGGACATCGTCGCCTACAATTCCCGGCGGGGCATCAAGAGCGTGCTCTCCCAGGAATTGGTCCGTTACGCGGATCACGGGGACACGCATACGCTCGACTCCATCCTGGCCGGGCGCTGGGACGGCTATTTCCGCCGCTTCGCGAAGGACGCGCGGGCGGCCCGGGACATCATCTACTACCGCTTCGGCTACGAGATGAACGGCGACTGGCAGGCATGGGGCGAGCAGCCGGACAAGTTCACGAAAGCCTGGCGGAGGGCGTGGAAGATTTTCCGCGAAGAGAAGGCCGACAACGTGCGTTGGGTATTCAGCGCCAACGTGGTGTGGGGCGATCGCACGGTGAAGAAGGATCTGCTCCCGTATTATCCCGGCGACAAGTACGTGGACGTGGTGGGCCTGGACGGTTACAACTTCGGGGACAATCATTCGCGGTACCACCGCTGGAAATCCTATGCCGACGTTTTCCGGACCTCGCTGGACGCGCTAAAGACGCATTTCCCGGAGAAGCCGCTTTGGATCACCGAGATCGGCTGCGCCGAGGGGCCGGGCAAGGCGGAATGGATCCAGGATTTCTTCGCGCACTTCAACGCCGATCCCGCCATAAGGGTATTCGTCTGGTTCAACGAGGACAAGCAATACGCCGGCGAACCCAATTGGCGTTTCGACAGCGACAAGGATTCGGCGGAGCGTTTCCGGAATTGGGCCATCTACAACAATTCCATCACCATGTTTTCGTTGCCGTCGGTGGGGCAAGTTGCGGCGGCGGAGTTGTCGCGGACGGCGGACGCCGCCCCCGCTGCGGATGCAGCGCCGCTCAACCCCGGTGATTCTCCCGCAGCAGGTCGTTCACCGTCTTCACCGGATTGAACGTCTCCAGCGGCGCTTCCACGAAGACCGTATTCCAATAGGCCATCGATCCGTTCCATAGGCCCGGCAGCTCCAGGGCTTTCAGCGGCTTTCCGTCCTTCGATTTCTCCGAGATGAGCGCGGCCGAGGGATCCACGAAGTCCTGCAACTGGTAAGGCCGGCCCTCGGGATCGCGCAGGGCGCAAGCGATGTCCACCGGATTGAAATGCGTGGCCGATTCCAGGATCTTCCGTTGCGCCGATTGGGAAAGGTCCACTTGCGCGGTTTCGACGATTTGCGGCCGCAGGCTGCCGTCGGGATGCCGCACCCAGAAGGGACCGCCGCCGGGCTCGCCGGTGTTCCTGACCATGGCGCATACGCGTAAGGGTCGGGCGAAGGCGCGCGCCAGCCATGCGGCCTTGGCCGCGACCGCCTCCGCGTTCGCGGGCGGGGCCTGCAAAGGCGCCGGCGGAACCGCCCCCAGGCGTTGACCCGCGAAAAAGGCGGCTTCTTCCACCAGGCGGAGGTCCGGGTCGGACGCGAGCGCGCGGCTGTAGGCGTGGATGCGTTCCTGCATATGCGCCAGGTAGCCGCCCAGCACGCGGCGGAAAGCCAAGACCGGCGCGCGCCGCGACTCGGGAACCACGTTATCGATGTTCTTGATGAAGACCAGGTCCCCGCCGGTATGGTGGAGGTTTTCCAGTAAGGCCCCGTGGCCGGCCGGCCGGAAGAACAGGCGCCCATCCGCATCGCGGAAGGGTTGGTTCTCCGCGTCGGCGGCGAGGGTGTCCGTGGACGGTTTCTGGGTGGAAAGGCTGATCTCGAAACGCACGCCTTCCGCTTCGTAGGGGCGCCGCGCCCGATCCAAGGCGGCCAGGATGGCGGCCTCGTGCTCGGGAGAGACGGTGAAGTGGAGGCGGCACCGGCCGGCCGCATCGCGGCCAAGCGCGAAGGCTTCCGCGAGATGCTCCTCCAGCGCCAAGCGCGGACCTTGGGGCGAAGCGTGGAAGGGGATCAAGGCCTTGGGTTGGTCGGCGTAACCGAGACCCTGGGGACCCAGCAAGGCGTCCAACCAGGTTCCGTAGTCCCCGGCCGCCAAGCTGGCTTCCGGATCCGCGCCGGATCGGGCCACCGCCGCGCGCAGGGGAGGATAGAAGGCGAACTCGCGCACGTGGGTGAACCATTCCCAGGTTTCGCGCGCATCGGCGTTGCGATGGGCTTCCTTGGCCAGGCCAGCGAGATCGGGTCGATCGGAGCGTTGCCGGATGGCGGACAAGCCCTTGAACATGCGGGTGGCCGCGCCCGAGGCGGGTACGAAAAAAAGGCAACGGCCCTGGGCGGCTGCGGCGGAGCAGAGGGCCGCGAGGTTATCGGCCTCCGCTTGCGACAAGCGGACGATGCCATCGTTGACGGTGCAGGGGCGATCGAGGACGGTCGGCCTGCTCCCCGCGCGGAAGGCCTCGAGTTGGGCCAGCGCGCGCTCTTCCGTGAGGCCATGGGCGTGCAGTTGGGCGCGATCCCTCTCGGCGAAGACGTGGGAGGGATCCAGGGACGGCTTCAGCCTTGCCTCCCGGAGCGGGCGAGCACCTCATGGACCCGGGCCGCCAGGCGGTCTTCGCGGATGCGTTCCAGGAAGGCCACCGCGAACCCCATGGCGATGCGCCCCGGCATGCGGCGGCGAAACGCGTAGCACAGGGCCGACAGGGCCAGGGATAACGCGGCCCCGCCCCGCATCCATGCCGCCTCGTTCCGCTTTTCCATGGGAGAGAAGATAAATATCCGCCGGCCCGGCGCCAGCGCCAGAGCGCCCCGGCGGGTTGCGGGAATGCCGCCTCAATCCAATCGGCGCAGGAACAGCCCGTACTTGAAGATCACCCATAAGGCCCGGAAGCCGTCTTTCATCCGGATTTTCCTGCCTTCCTCGTAGGCGCGCCCATGGTAGTCGATGAAACCGCTATCCCCAACCGCGGTACAAGAAACGCGTCCGCGAGCGGGCGGGTTTACGGGCCTTATCGGGTCGGCTTCCGCAGCTCGCTTCCTTGAGGAAGGTAAAACGATCGTGATCGCGCGTCAGGCGGGCGTAGGCGTCCAGGCGGCTTTCCACGAAGCGACGCCGCAGGGCCTTGCCCCCGAACCAGCGTTGCACGAAAAGGACGTCGCGGTTGGTGCCGAAGAGGCTGTCCAAACCCGAGGCCGTGTATTCGCGGGCCGGAGGCGGAGGATAACGATCCTCCATGGCCATGGCGACGGCGCGCAAGGAATCCATTTCGCCGCAAAGGCCTTCGTGATCGAATCCCTCCATGAGGATCTCCATCGCGGGCAGATGGCCGGGATACCACTCCAGCATGGAGCGGGCGTATTTGGCGCTGGAATCGTACCGATCCAAGGTCGAGTAGAGCCGGGCCAGGGATTGATCGCGCCGTTTGGGATCGGGAGCGAAGTTCTGCACGTACTCTATCCTCTTGACCGCATCCTCTTCGCGGCGGAAACCGGCCATCACGCGCGCATAGGCGTAATTGGCTTCCTCGTTGGTAGGATTCAGGTGTAGCGCCTTCACCAGATAATCCGTGAACCCCCGGCTGTCGCTCTCTTCCGCGGCTTCCGCTTTGAGCGTCCAATGATCCGAGAGCAGCTCGGGAACGCGCAGGGACAGGTGCAGGCAGGCTAATGCCGCCAGCGCGCCGCCCGCAAGATTCCGGGCCACGATGGGGATGCGCCGGGCCGGCAGGCCCGCGGCCAAGAAGGACCAACCGTATCCGATGAGGGCCCAAAAGGCCATACGCGCCGGGGCCTGTTCCAGGACGGCGGAGAAGCAACCCATGAGGCATAAGGCGGCGAGCGAGAAGAAAGCGTACTTCGCCTCGATGCGCCACTCGCGGTAATACGTTCTCGCCAGGCCATAGGCGGCCCCGAAAATGAGCATCAGCTCCAAGATCAGGTAGACCGCGCCGCCTTCGGCGAGCGCTTCCAGGAAATGGTTCTGCGCGTGGAACAGGATGGGAAGGTCGGCAGAGGCGGCTTGGGCCGGCCAGGGGCCTTGGAAGGGGACCGATGCGAAGCGGAAGCCGCCGATGCCGCCGCCGAAGTACGGCTGCGCCAACCAGGTGCGCCAGGCCGAGGACCAAGCCCAGGGCAGGAAACCCGGCGAGGACGGGGCCAGGGCGGCGGCCATTTTCCTCATCTGCATCTCGGGAAGATTGATCCAGGCCAGCCCCAGGCTCAAGGTGATGCCGGTGATCCAGGCCAACCGTTCGATGCGCGGTTCCCGGCCATCGAGCTTGACCGACAGGAACAGTAGCGGCAGGAAGCAGGCGAAGAAGGCGCCTTGGGCCAAGCGCGAATCGACCAGCAGTAAGGTGAGCAACACCAGCAGGCTGGAGCAATAGAGCAGCACTTGCACCGGACGCTTCGGATCGCGATTCTTCTCCATCAGGTAGAAGTGCAGGAAGGCGCCCAGGATGAGCATGCAACCGAACAAATGCTTGTCGGCGAAGAAGGAGGTGGCGTAATAGCTGGCGGCGGCGTCGAGGCGTCCCAGCGTACCAGCGGGCCCCTCCCCCAGGTGCGAAAGGGTCAGCATGTCCAATAGGCCGCGCAATACGCACAGGAGCACCAGCGGCGGCATAAGCCATTTCTGGGCCAGGGGCGCGCGCACGAATCCCAGCAGGAAAGCCAAGAGCAGCCCTACCAGGGCCACTGCGGTTTCCTGGAAGACCGCCAGATGGGAGATGCGGAAGTAAGCGAGCAGCCAGAAACAGAGGAAGGGAACCAGGGCGCGCGAGGCGCGCAAATGGGGCAGGTAGAGCAGGGCCAGCACGGTCATCCCAAGCAACATGAGGGGGGCTTTAAGGTCGCCTGGATGCGGTAACGCGGAAGAGATGGCGAGGGCGCCGGCCCAGGTGAGGACCAATGCGAGGAAGACGAGGGTTTTCTTTAAACGCATGGGCATGGGGGGCAAAAAAAAGGACCCGGAGAATTCCGGGTCCCGAAGGACATTATATCACCCAATCGGTCAGAAGTTGGGGATGTAGGTCTGGCAATTCGCGTCCAGGTTCGATTTATCATGCGCGAAGACATCGGTAGCGGGAGTGTAGTCGGAAAACATATTCTTTCCGGCCGTGCAAGCGCCGTAACCGGCGACGGTTTGCGCGGTAAGCCGCGTGGCCGTAGGGGCTACGATGGTATAGTTCCACCACTTGCTGACCGGGGTCTGGAAGCCGATTACGGCAGGGAGGCCGCCGCCGCCGGTCTCTTGCGAATAGGCGCTGTTCAAGGTTTCCCAGTTGGCCATTACGCCAGGGGCTTCCGCCGCCTTCGCCTTGGCGCTTACCCCGAACATCTTCGGAATCGCCAGCGCGGACAAGATACCGATGATGACGATCACGACCATAAGCTCGATTAAAGTGAATCCCTTTTGCATTTTCCGGTTCTCCTGTTCATGGGTTAACATAATTTACTTCGACCTTTCCTTTTAAGTTATCCGCCGGCTAGGTTTCCGGCTCGTGCCAAGTCCTAGAAATTGGGCGTGTAGCTCAGGCAGGTACCATGCGAGGTGCTATGGTCGGCCAGGTCAGTCGTGGCATTATATATCGAAATGAATTGGTCTCCTACGGCGCAGTTGCCGAAAGCGACAGGGGGCGTTGCGGTCATGGTACCGGCCGCGGTGTTGCCATCATAAGTGAACCATTTTGATTCGGCGCCCGGATTGTGGAAACCGATGGCAGCTTCGTCGCCGACCGATCCCCGCTCCTGGATGTACGCGCTTTGCAATGATTCCCAGTTCGAGATGACGGTCGGAACCTCGGCGGCTTTGGCCTTCGCGCTCGTGCCGAACATCTTCGGCACCGCAAGAGCCGACAAGATACCGATGATGACGATGACTACCATCAGCTCGATGAGGGTGAACCCTTTTTGAAACTTCATTCGCTACTCCTTTTGCCAAGTTTGGGGATGGCCCAATTTATGGTCCATCTTAGCGTTTCTCCCGTGGCCTGGGCAAGCGTAAGGGCGATGCCAAGGATGCCGAGACCAGGGAAAGGCCGGATTCAAGCGTTCCAGCCCGTTCGCCTCCAAAAGCCCTACCGCGGAACTGGCGCCCTATTTCGCAATCTGCGAATGGGGATCGGGAAATGCGAAGCGGGACCAGCGGCGGAAGGGGAATTTGCGGTAGGAATTCGCGGACCGCTCCGCTCATTTCTCCAATAAATCAATGAGGCGTCGACCGGCGGCATCCACGCTGTCGGTCAGGTATTGATGCATCACCCCCAGCCCTACCATCTGGATGGAGGGTTCGTAGGAGACTTCCTGGAGGATTTTGTTGATCATCTCGCGGCGCTTTGGTTCGGGTTGCGGCCCGCCAGGATAAAGCCGCAATATCTTTTGCACGAAGATTTCGCGGTTGATGGCATTGCTGGAATTCAGCCATCGATCCACTAGAAAGGCGAGGGCCACCTTGCGGCCGCCGCCTTTCGATAAGAAAGTGGCGCACAGGGTGCGGATATGATCGGGTACATCCGCGTCCAATGTCACCGGCCGGAGGTACTCCGCCGCCGCCGCGTAACCGGAATCGAGTCCCAATCGCGCCATGGCCGCATACACCCGGAGCTTCCAGTCCTTGGGAAATTGCCCGATGCCGCGGTCGAGCAGGGCGAGGGATTGCCGCAGCTGCCCCTTGTTTTTCGCGAGCGCGGTCCCGCTGAATTCATAGACCTGGTAGAACCTCGGGTTGAGCTGGGAGATGATGTCCAACATATGCCCCAGCCAGGCGTCGCTCTTCCCGCTGAGGTAGGCGTCGGCGAAGTACATCATGGCATCGATCCATAGAAGATCGGCCGCCGCCTCGTCGAAATCCAGCACCATAGGCTTCAGGAGTTTGCCCGAAGGCAAATAGGTCAACTTTTCCTCGTTCCAATCCGCTGACTTAGTATCATCGGCCTGGCGCACCAACCACATCGAAGCCGCAAGCAGCAGGGCGAGGAAGATCAAACCAAGCCAGGTACGATCGCGCGCTGGGGGCGCGGAAACGGGCGCTTCCATGGGGGCCAGTATACAATACCCCTTTTCCGGCCTCAAGCCGCGGCTTGGCTCACCCCGATTTAAGGGCTCTTAGGGGGAGCTTTCCCCTTGGACGGCTCCTGGCAGCAGC from Fibrobacterota bacterium encodes:
- a CDS encoding prepilin-type N-terminal cleavage/methylation domain-containing protein, encoding MKFQKGFTLIELMVVIVIIGILSALAVPKMFGTSAKAKAAEVPTVISNWESLQSAYIQERGSVGDEAAIGFHNPGAESKWFTYDGNTAAGTMTATPPVAFGNCAVGDQFISIYNATTDLADHSTSHGTCLSYTPNF